The DNA sequence AGACCCATGGTTCAGAACACAGCTGGGATACCATATAGCTTAAGTATATCTTTTGatacttttaattatatataaaaaaccatATCTTTTGATGAGATAATGGGACCATTTTGATTAGCGTACCGTAACTAAATTCCAATAGAATAAAATAGAAGTTGAATAGAAGCATAGTTTGGTTCTACTTTTGGCTTTAACTATTATAGTGTGAAGGGTATGATATGGGTAAGTGATACGTAGTTGCAAAAGGCTTTTCTAAGGTTTATTCATCCCGGCTGATGGGTTGAGAATCAGCAATATTATGACGCATAACTTCTTGAGTCGAAATCTCACCTTTTACTCCAGTCGGAATGATCCATCCACAACTTTGTGTTTGTGACTTTGTTTCTTTAATGTTTAGTGTCTGTAACTTATGAAAATGAAGTGATTGATaaagttgctgattttttttttaaaacttggcTTATTCTCCTATATGTATAGCGGAATGGTCacatatgttttttcttttatttatttctttcccgctggttttaaatttctattgatAGGTTTTAAGGGTTTAAGTACAACTAATACTGAAAAAGCTACAAATTTCAAGGTGTAAAATGTtctgttctaatatttttagcTGTAAGTCCATGGATTTATCCCTTGGTTGGTACCCCATTTTCACAGCGTCTTTAATGAAAACTCGGGTTGTCTCCTCAACAAACTTTAAAGTATGTCTTCACTTTTTCACGAAGAGTGAGTAATTGGTTCAAGAATAGTATAGATTTGGAAGGGGGCGGATATAGTAGTCTTGTTAAAATTTGGGAACTGTCTTTCCTAGTTGCAATGTGGGGAATATGATAGTGCTACTGTGAGTTGGGTGTAATATTTCTGATATgggcttttcttttcttgtagcTATCAATCACTgctcttttttccttcttgttttTCCATTTGTCTATTCTGTAGCATGACAAGGAATTTCCTGCAGTGTGTTCTGCACGTTGTCCCTTGTCTGATTGTCATAATTTGCCAAaggtttataaaataattgttaatttCAGGTTGTTTGACAATTTCCTACACTTACTATTTCGTTGGTAAATCACAGGTCAACCCCCAATTTTATGCATTTAGGTGGATTACTCTCCTCTTGACGCAGGAATTCAATTTTTCCGACAGCCTTCACATTTGGGACACACTTCTAAGTGACCCTGAAGGTCCTCAGGTAGTATTACGTAGGCGGCATTATTCTGCTATATATCTCTAAATTTGTGCAAAAAGAGGCAGAAAAACTGACAATTTGTGTTTGCAGGAAACCCTTCTTCGGATATGCTGTGCTATGCTGATCCTCATACGGCGGCGCCTTCTAGCAGGTGATTTCACTTCGAATCTCAAACTGCTCCAAAACTATCCCCCAACAAACATCAGTCATTTGCTCTATGTTGCCAACACGTTGCGAGTACAATCCATAGGCTAATTTTCTAAGTCACTCTtgattttccctctcttttttcttgtgtTCACAATTTAATGTTTGTGAATTCCCGGATGTAAGTGTTGatcaaaagtgaaaaaataataggcAGCCCAGGGATGACATCcgtttctgttttttcttcttgctagaaattcattgcTACTTAATACATGCCCccctccctttcttttttcaagtcttcttttttttttttttttttggggtcatTATTTGATTTAGAATAATATGAGTTGATTTTCAGTATAGCTTGCCAGCAAACTTAATTGATGTCTCGAatcaattatttattcttttttatttgttgtttgaataaaaaaaaatgattttaaaactaatctttcattaaaaaaaaaaaaaaattaaaaaagtgaaaaaaattcaaagaactgaTTTGATCACTTTTGTTTAGTGTCCTTTTGCTACAATTGCTTTTGATAAAGTGTGCATTTGGCATTTTGAAATGAGGTATAAATGTACCCACTGGTTTGGCCCCAATAAATTGTCTTTGTTAAATTAAGATCAGTGATACACCGTTTTTCCCTGTTGGACGTAAGCCAACCAACCAGATATCATACATTCATAATAGAGTTATAATAAGTTCTCAAGTCACATACAAATTTCGACAAAATCAGGTAGTTCAAAGTAATTCAAATTTGCTCCAGCGACCTTTATCTGAATGACCGACCCCTCTGAACCGTAGGAAACATGAACCTCTAGCACAAAATAGATAACACCAACTACGCATCTCCTAAGATGATGCCAGCAAGAATAACTGAAATATCAACCATCAACTTAAATGATCAGATGAAAGGGACACCAGCTGAAATTGTAGTCATCACCTACATTGGGTTACCAATTGCAAAAGACACAAGTCACAGGTAAAGATGGAGATGAAGAACTATGGAAATGAACAGAAAAAGCATGGCTAAAGATTAACAATTTGGGCTAcctaaaaatattctttgttaGAGATAGTGTGTATTTTCCAAAGAAGaatagaataatgctacatacacTTATGGAATACGTAAAtatcgtgcagtcgctttaaaaaagaataaaatctattattaaaaaattaatttattttcaaataaattatatatttatataaatacaaaatatgaaacaTGTTTGAAAATCTGCAAGTTTAGCATTCAAGAATGTTAGCAGAATCACTCAGGTGCTAAGAAAAGACATTTTTCAGGTATAAAATTACCGCGTAATATGGTTGTGAAATTCTCTTGCTTTTCAATTTGATGTATGTGGGGTTCATTACTGAGAAATTCTCTTGCTTTacaatattctaacaatattttatcatttcaactcaattcaattcaatttaacatctaaacgcactCTTAGTCTAACTACCAGCTAGAAGTTTGGGTCAAATTTTCTCATCTTTCCACCTCCGGTATTGTCGAATTTAATGAGGTCGTCAATGACTTGAAGTCATCAGTATCTTCACTCTCCAAATGGCTGCTTAAAACTTGCACAACATCATCTGGTGGACATTTGTCAGCAGGATTCTGTGGTGAAGATTGACAGAAACATTCAGGCCAAGAATTTGTATAGAAGGACTCTGGTGACACCCGCTTGTGGGGTCCACCAAAGTTTGTTTTGAGGATGACTCGCCTAACAGCTTCGTCAAAACCTGCCTTTCGCCCATTCTCCCGATCAATGAAGATAGGTGCAAGACCTTTCCTGTCAGGTCTGATTGTAGTGCGGAAGCCATAGTAAAGGCGGTGTCCAAGGAGATTGTTTGCAAAGTTGCTTGGGCCATCATATGTTGGCATAAAAATGTCAGACAAAAGACAAACCATGTAATCAACAGCCGACCCTGCCAGTCCCCTGGCGTTCTCAACTAGCTCATCTGTATGTTCCACAGAACTGTGGTTCTCAAGTCGAGGGAAAAGTGTCCGAAATGGTTCAATGAATCGATTCCCACCAAAAAGCTCACCAGCAGCCAGGTATATTCTGGTAGAATTATCAAAACCCATTGCGTGTAGAATCAGACCAACCTGCAGAGAGAAgagacatcataatattaaaatatggaCAGTCTATAAcctatccataaaaaaaaagaaaaaaaaagaaagaaattatatggTCTAATacgaaaaataatcaaaaaataTCACCAGACACCACAATGGCGTCATAGACTATTAGTCTTCTACGCCTTGACAAGCTTGGGACTAGTTGTGTAAGAAAAAGTATCTTTCCAATGCCATCATGGTCTGTTAGGCTCCATTTGGATTTAAACTGAACTCAGTTtggtttaattttaagttaagtctaatatctaaacacccaactctcaaatcattaagcctcgtttgttttccgaaaatttctcaactcatctcatctaatcattacaacttttttaaatttcaatacaaaataaaataaacaattcaactttttcaaatttaaaaaataaaaataatatttaaaaatatatttttacaatattttattcaactttttaactttaatcttaactcatatcatctgcaaaaacaaacgagaccaaattcatctcaattcaaaacttaTTTACAAGTGGgacacacaattttttttttaactcaacacctctttataAGCAGggcccacaacctttttcaacttcccataaatacatctaaattcatcttaacatttaaacacatctaaactcatcttaagtggatcccacaaaactcactccacaaTCTTAACTTacttactattcataaaaaacttaactCAACTAAACATCCAAACCCCCGTTTGGATTcggaaagtgtttcatctcatctatcattacaaatttttcaaattcttgcacaaattataataaacaattcaactttttcaaatctcaattcaactttttcaaatctcaaaataataataatattaaaaaataatattctaacaatatttttttcaattttcatctttcatctaaaatgatatcatctcaactctaaatccaaaccagcccGTAGTCTTCTTAGCCTCGACAAGCTTTGAACAGGCtgtgtaagaaaaaattatctttcCAACAATAGATTGAAGGACAATGAAAGGCAAGAAGATCACCTCTTCTGGAGTTAATGGGCATTTTCCAATGGCCCTCCTTTGGTTATAATCGAGTACTTTTGGCGCAAAATTTTCCTTTCGGTACTTCTTCAAAATTGCTTGCTCTTGAGGCGTAAATATATCCAAGCACCTATAAGTCATTACACCCAATGTTTGAGGTTAACGGTATTCTCATGCAAATATTtctacaatataaaatataatttacttataaaaaagaatatttctcaaatataatttcATCTCGTCAACCAGTAGATCAACAAGAGAACAACCATCAACTGTGGTAAAGGGGGCTCACCAAGACAAAAAGAACAATCAGCAATTTCATTTTCTCCAAATTTAGGTCTGGAAAGTACTTAATTACAACGCAAACATCAAGTTGTGGAAGTTACACGCATTGGATTGGAAAACGATGAAGAAGGACCAGCAGTGAGGGTCTTTGGATTTGTGTGCTATTGCTAATAAGTATAACATCACCAAGtccaaatattaaaagaaaaagtaacaaGAAGCAAGAGAATGGTTTAAAGATATAAAAGCTATAAATAACCGTGAGGGAAAAAATTGCAAAATTCAtatagaaatgagaaataaaagagCCCTAACTGTTAAGCATTAACTGGAGAGTTGAACCTTTTTTTCTGTATGCGACTAAAATTGATGTGCAAGGTGTACTTCAGGGCATAAGTTGTGTCCAAGTTGTGTCccacattttccttttttcttttttaaattttgctaAGCCAAGATTGAAACGAATAGTGCAGATGCAACAGCCCACATTTTTTGAGAAGTTGCTAACTTTCAGAATTGAGGTGCTCCATTTACCCTCGCCTTGAAACTCGCATGATCAGAGGAATCCTTACCACACTTTAAAAGCATGTGAGGAAACACACATGCATTTATAGATGCATCATACAATTAATGCTTTAACACACCCATCAGTGTACTTATAATCAAAGTGTTCATGACAATGCTATTATGCATGACATCACCAGACTATTTATATGCCAACTGCCACTAAGAAACCCTAAGCCCTCCAAAACCAGGGCATCCACCATTTTGCTCATTTATTCAAACAACTTGAGAGTAGTCTTGAGCTAAGgacatttttattaataaacagCCCAAAGCTAAGTTGAGCCAAGCAGTGGAACACTACAATAGAGCGATCGGATAGTTGATATAGCcctttaaataaatgaaaaatgcttGTACAGCTCCTAATGGTTTAGCGATAGATGTACCAATTAGTGGGTCTTCTCCCCCTACTGCAAACACCATTCTCTTATAAGCATATAAAATAAGCAAATATTTCAAGCAATTATTATCTGATCTCTAACCCCTTAGCACAGGCTCAGGCAACTGCAAGTGTATGCAAACATTGTaagaaagttttttattataagtaacAAACATTGTAAGAAAGTTATATACCATACCCAGCAAATGCCAGCATATCCATCTCAAAACGAAGATGTATGGACATGAAGTGACCTTCTGAGCGGAGCTTATCAACTATCGATTGACTTAACTTCATAATATGTGGCTTGAATCTTAGAGCATGATAGTTAACTCTACACCTCAATCTTTGATACTCAGAATTGTCAATTTCTTCAGCCAGTCGGTGCGAAAAGGGAGTGAGATATATAGCACCATGTTCCTTCATCTTCTCCAGAGCAACTGTAGTATACCAATTGATAGGAGCATCTCTAGGAGGACGTAACTGAGTAAAGTCAAGAGAAAGAAATACGAAGTTAATATTTCAAGTATTATTGAAGATTTATGCTCATGAATGTGAAGAAAATGCTAACATTGCACCTGAAAAGCTTTAATCTTTTTCATTCTTCCCTTTTTGCGAATTTCTGGTATGTGTTCAACAATCCGCACATCAAACCTCAACGTCTTGATAAAATGTTCAACATCGTAGATACCATAGAAACCGCTGCATagagcaaaaaaaaattatgagttatTAATCTAATGAGATATACCAAGTTACATGTTTCAAACTCTGAAACCTCCAAGTTTTACAAAACCATAGCCATCTGATAGACCTTCAACCAATCCTAGAAATACAAATTCTCCTACTCTAAACCCACCATATAAGATTCATAGGTGGATTTCCAGATCTTTCCTATGTCAATGATGCAGGACATGTGTAGGAACCTGTCTACAGTGCTTGTGATGGCATACGTAAACATCTGCGGCTCTAGGCTCAGGATTTTAGAAGAAAGAAACAAGGTTTGTAGATTGAATTATGacttgaaaagttgaattttgATGGATGGAAGAAGttgaaaactaataaataaCTTCCTGGGATTTTCTGGCAGCAGAAAGGTACTTTTAGGGCTGCATAGACAGGAAATTCTATATCTTaaagagatgaaaattttaaggcTTCACTGGCTTAACATATGATCTGATCTGGGGTAAACCAGAAGATAAAAAGTTTTGGCTGTTCAAGGACTAAACCCCAAGGGGTGGCGCAATGATCCTGGGGCGAGCCGTATAAACTGAATGCCATGGCTGATTATTAGattattcaattaaaattttctttcatcttGAGTCATGCGTGCATCCATGCTTGGTGCACCAGTTTTTGTCAAACGACCCCCCTATGCTGTGTAAagttttttgaaacataatccTGTGTatgatgtttttagaaaaaggACTTTCCAAATCACAAACTGCCacttatgaattttaatttttcttgataatatatattaaaatatttataaaataataaataaatttttttataattaaaaactgTATGGGATCCTAAACCTAACTACCCATAGCTCAAGGCATGTTGTCCAgaattttctaagaaaaatacaTCAGGTCAAATATATTTTGTCAGTTCACAAAACTATTTGAAAATGCATACCTCTCATCACGCCAAAAGGAGTTTGCATCCAACTCAGGTAGAACTAGTGTAGCATTCATGATTCGTGCAGCAAGAACTGCATTACAAATCTAAAAAATCGAAAAGAGCATATATCAATTTAcaacaaacaactccatcataaAAGCAGTACAACACTGATGCCAATTTTATTTAGGTCATGCAAAGGGGTTCCAAAATTCTAGCTCGGTAACAAAAATTGAGCAGCACATTTGAAAACAACCATTcactacttttttctttttatcttttcgtCTCACACCAAAATATTGGAGCAAACATGGAAGGAATATATTTGTTTGGCTTGCACACCATGAGCAAATTTTAAGGACACACGAGtgaaaatgtgtaatgatgttAGTAGCAAAGAAAAGGATTCAGACCGCACTACGTTGCTGGTTCAGACCACCATTACAGCGAACACGCAGAAAGCCATTACTCTCACTTCGAGCTGGAGGAGCTGCCACATTGTACAAcaccaaacaaaaaatttaaaattaggaCCGCTAGAAGCATAAAATTCAGACCCTTCAACATGGGGCAACCATTctttgagaaaatgaaaagtatGTACGGGGCCAGTCAGATCGTGGAGCAGAGGATGGCCTCCAGCCACCAGCATCAGCACTTCTCCAAAGTTCTTCTACCTTGATCTGCTTGAAACAGGAAGAAAATGAGTGATCAATTGTTGAATGAGTTATAATGAACAACCGATAACACAGGAAGAGTGAAGAAAAACCCAGCTCATAAAATCATGTGTTTCTATTGGTTTAACATCGTAAGGCCCACCCATATGCTTGTCATGAAACTCAAGTAATTAACTCTTCCTAGAAATTCCCTCTATGCTACAACCTTGTACCAGTCAACGtcacataagtctccataaaaaCACACCTTTCATAACTCATTGGTTCACTGGTGAGTAGTACTCTGGAGTTAGTCGACACCAAGTACTCATTCTCCAAGAAAGttaatatcaacttagagtggAACATTATTGGGAGCACTAATATGGTGATAATCTCTATACAAAGATAAATGCAACCCTGCAAAGTGAAAATCATGACTgataaacaacaacaacaaaaaaaagacCACGCCATGTCATTCATTTTGAAGAAATCCAATATGACATGACGCTGATGGTGTTCATCATTTCGAAACCTAGTAGAAGACCCTTATCCAACAAAGCTGGGATTGTTCTACTAAGGgcctccataataataataaccagCACAAACGTGGTCTCGATTAGATAGATCCCTAATTTCCCCAGAGTGGGAAATTCACCATCCGGAGGTTTGGCAAAAGAGACTGCCTCGGTTGTGTTCCGACCATTGGCCTATTTTGTTGGATTGTGGGGGGATTCAAAGAAGACGTAGGTATTTCAAgttcgaaaacatgtggctgaaatCGAAAGGTTTTGTGGATAGGGTCAAATCGTGGTGGTCATCTTATCAGATACAGGGTACTCCTAGCTTCACGTTTGCGAGTAAACTGAAAGCTCTAAAACAAGATTTGAAGCTTTAGAATATACAATCTTTTGGCAACATTGGGGAGCACAAGGAAAGTAAGACAAGGGAGATCCATGAGCTAGAAAGGTTACAAGAGTCTAGGACCTTATCACAGGAGGAATTAGCCCAAAAGCTTGTGATGGTTGCAGACCTTGAGAGGATCATTCTACTAGAAGAGATTTCGTGGCGGCAAAAGTCTAGAGcattatggttgaaggaaggagaCCGAGACACTAAGTTTTTTCATAGGGTAGCCAACTCTCACAGGAGATCCAACAATATTGAGGTGCTGAAAATTGATGAGATTATTTGCAAGGATGAACAGATGATTAATAATCATGTGGTTGGTTTTTTAGAACAACTACTAACTGAGCAGGAGGGTTGGCGGCCTAAGCTTGAGGTTTTTGATGTGGTGAGAAAAATGGTTAAAGATAAGGCtccaggtcctgatgggttttctatgggtttctttcaaacatgCTGGGATGTATTGAAGGATGATCTCATGAAGGTGTTCTAGGAATTCCATTCGgttgaaaaatttgagaaaagcctgaATGCCACTTTTCTTGCTTTGATACCAAAGAAGGTTGGGGCCGAGGAGACCAGGGAATTTCGTCCCATTAGTCTAGTAAATGGGGTatacaagattatttctaagGTACTTGTGAAATGCTTTAGTGAGGTTGTGGGAAAGATAATCTCAAAGCCCCAGAATGCTTTTGTAAAAGATAGACAGATCTTAGATGCCGTTCTCATTGCAAATGAATGCCTGGATAGTAGACTGAAAGCTGGCAATGCAGGGATTATTTGTAAGTTAGGCATGgagaaagcatatgatcatgtaaactaGGATTTCCTTCTTGACCTtcttgggagatgtggttttggggagaaatgACGATTTTGGATTCGTTGGTGTATATCTATTGTGAAATTTTCAGCCTGATTAACGGAAGTCCAACAGGTTATTTCAATAGCTCTAGAGGTTTAAGAGAAGGAGATCCGCTGTCCCCATTACTCtttgttattgtgatggagGCTTTGAGCAGAATGACCACAGCCCTGGTCTCTAATGGGCGTGTGACTGGGTACTCGATCGGATCCTCGAGAGGGggatttattaatatttcttatttattatttgcagatgacactctTATATTTTGTGAGGTAGACTATAATCAGGTTCGAGTTTTAAAGGCtctcttactttgttttgatgCAGCTTCGGAGTTGAAAGTGAACTTGGATAAATCAGAAATGATGCCTATTGGAGGTGTTCAGCACATTAGACAGTTGGCTAATACTCTGGGGTGCAAGATTGCCTCACTCCCTATGACAAATCTTGGCTTTCCGTTGGGGGCCGCCTCGAGAGCAGTTTCTGTATGTGATTCAGTCATTGAGAAAGTAGAGCGTCGATTAGCAGGCTGGAAGAGGATGTACCTGTCAAAAGGTGGTAGAATTACTCTGATAAAGAGTACATTATCTAATTTACCGACCTATTTCATGTCCTTGTTCCCCATTCCAGCAAGTGTAGCGCTTCGTATTGAGAAGTTACAGCGGGACTTCTTGTGGGGTGGGATAGGCAAGGAATTTAAATTCCACCTAGTTAGGTGGGAGAAGGTTTGTTGTCCTCTCCCTAATGGTGGGTTAGGTATTCGAAATCTGAGATTTTTTAATCGGACgctacttggcaaatggttgtagAGATACCATAAAGAATTAGAAGCCCTATAGAAGTTGGTAATTGAGAGCAAATATGGGGTTTTATGGGGGGGATGGTGTACCGATGAAGTGAGAGGGACATATggagtggggttgtggaaacatataagaaaagGATGGGGGTTTTCTCTCGTCATTCACGATTATGCCTAGGAGATGGGGCTAGGATCAAATTCTGGTATGATTCTTGGGTTGGTAATGGTGCTTTAAAGGATCTATTTCCTTATCTCTTCAGGGTTGCAAATGAAATAGATGCGTCAGTGGCGGATGTCATGAAGATAGTAGAGGAACAAATCCAGTGGAATATCAATTTTAGCCAGGCggcaaatgattggaaaatggACAGCTTTGCAGCTTTTTTCAAGCTTTTGTACTTGCTCAAACCGAATAATCAGCATGCTGAGACATTGTGGTGGATACCTTCAAGTGGTGTTTTCTCGGTTCGCTCGTTCTATAAAACCGTTTCGCATGAGCTCCCTATTCAGTTTCCTTGGAAAAGAATTTGGAGATACAAGGCGCCTCTCAAAGCatcattttttgtgtggaccACTTCCTTGGGTAAAATCCTCACAATGAATAATTTGAAGAAACGAAAGGTGATCAttgcagattggtgttgcatgtgtaggaaTGAGGGTGAATTTGTGGaccatcttctactacactGTGAAGTAGCTCGAGGGTTATGGAATGAGGTATTTAGCAGACTAGACTTGGGTTGAGTTATGCCTGAGACAGTAGTAGCGGTTTTGGCTAGCTGGACTGATCTAAGAGGAAATCAACAGATCAAGGCGgtatggaaaatgattcctatatgcatcatgtggtgtgtATGGCAGGAGAGCAATGAACGGATGTTCAAGGACAGAGAGAGATCAAAGGAGGAActtattgctttcttttttagaatCCTTTATACTTGGGCCTCTACCGTTTATTTTAATGGCCAagatttccatgatttccttgtatctattgTCCCTATGTAGTTAGGGCATTCTTTGTACTACAtatggctttgcctattcttttattaatacaacttgattacttatcaaaataataataataataataagaaccAGCAAAGGAGACAAAGGATTCCCGGTCGCAACCCACGCGAGCTATCAATGACCTGTGGAAATGCTATTTACCGAGACTAAAAAGTGCACAATGGAAATACACTGAGCTATCTAATTGCACCACTCTCCCCAACTTCACATCTCCTTcacatttttttgataagtaattatCCTTTCATTATGAAACGATAAAGGCACATTCCAATTACAATGAGCGTGAAAGTCATCTAGCTAGAAACAGAAAATGatacaaaataatcacaaaGAGTAAGCCCATGGATGCTGTCCAGTGGAGGAGTGTTGAAGAAAAAAGTCTTGAGCTCCTCCATCGTCCATTCTAAATCATCAAAATTTCTATCATTTATTTCCCTCGACTTGAATGATTTGATTGCTGTTGTTCTGTATTTCTTTCATGGTGGTATCATCACTAGATCAATCAATGCAACAACAATTAACCTTACTCGGAAAAAGGAATC is a window from the Juglans regia cultivar Chandler chromosome 7, Walnut 2.0, whole genome shotgun sequence genome containing:
- the LOC109003435 gene encoding O-fucosyltransferase 1 isoform X2 is translated as MRRQGHHRLHAKQGVVKGMVGRLSIAVLVLLICTVSLMFSSSSSGTSRSGNRSEIKVEELWRSADAGGWRPSSAPRSDWPPPPARSESNGFLRVRCNGGLNQQRSAICNAVLAARIMNATLVLPELDANSFWRDESGFYGIYDVEHFIKTLRFDVRIVEHIPEIRKKGRMKKIKAFQLRPPRDAPINWYTTVALEKMKEHGAIYLTPFSHRLAEEIDNSEYQRLRCRVNYHALRFKPHIMKLSQSIVDKLRSEGHFMSIHLRFEMDMLAFAGCLDIFTPQEQAILKKYRKENFAPKVLDYNQRRAIGKCPLTPEEVGLILHAMGFDNSTRIYLAAGELFGGNRFIEPFRTLFPRLENHSSVEHTDELVENARGLAGSAVDYMVCLLSDIFMPTYDGPSNFANNLLGHRLYYGFRTTIRPDRKGLAPIFIDRENGRKAGFDEAVRRVILKTNFGGPHKRVSPESFYTNSWPECFCQSSPQNPADKCPPDDVVQVLSSHLESEDTDDFKSLTTSLNSTIPELFLLASS
- the LOC109003435 gene encoding O-fucosyltransferase 1 isoform X1; translation: MRRQGHHRLHAKQGVVKGMVGRLSIAVLVLLICTVSLMFSSSSSGTSRSGNRSEIKVEELWRSADAGGWRPSSAPRSDWPPPPARSESNGFLRVRCNGGLNQQRSAICNAVLAARIMNATLVLPELDANSFWRDESGFYGIYDVEHFIKTLRFDVRIVEHIPEIRKKGRMKKIKAFQLRPPRDAPINWYTTVALEKMKEHGAIYLTPFSHRLAEEIDNSEYQRLRCRVNYHALRFKPHIMKLSQSIVDKLRSEGHFMSIHLRFEMDMLAFAGCLDIFTPQEQAILKKYRKENFAPKVLDYNQRRAIGKCPLTPEEVGLILHAMGFDNSTRIYLAAGELFGGNRFIEPFRTLFPRLENHSSVEHTDELVENARGLAGSAVDYMVCLLSDIFMPTYDGPSNFANNLLGHRLYYGFRTTIRPDRKGLAPIFIDRENGRKAGFDEAVRRVILKTNFGGPHKRVSPESFYTNSWPECFCQSSPQNPADKCPPDDVVQVLSSHLESEDTDDFKSLTTSLNSTIPEVMTTISAGVPFI